In Tenrec ecaudatus isolate mTenEca1 chromosome 5, mTenEca1.hap1, whole genome shotgun sequence, the following are encoded in one genomic region:
- the MSC gene encoding musculin — MSTGSVSDPEEMELRGLQRGYPVPASARPPLHRAERSDASPSDNSSAEEEDPDGEEERCALGAARGPAGCKRKRPRGAGGGGQGCPGGPGSGKKPLPPKGSAAECKQSQRNAANARERARMRVLSKAFSRLKTSLPWVPPDTKLSKLDTLRLASSYIAHLRQLLQEDRLENGYAHPVNLTWPFVVSGRPDSDTKDVSAANRLCGTTA, encoded by the exons ATGTCCACGGGCTCGGTGAGCGACCCGGAGGAGATGGAGTTGCGGGGGCTGCAGCGGGGGTACCCAGTCCCCGCCTCCGCCCGGCCGCCCCTCCACCGCGCCGAGCGCAGCGACGCCTCTCCCAGTGACAACTCCTCGGCGGAGGAGGAGGACCCCGACGGCGAGGAGGAGCGCTGCGCTCTGGGCGCGGCCCGGGGCCCCGCGGGCTGCAAAAGGAAGCGGCCCCGAGGAGCCGGCGGTGGCGGCCAGGGCTGCCCCGGGGGCCCCGGCAGCGGCAAGAAGCCTCTACCGCCCAAGGGCTCGGCCGCCGAGTGCAAACAGTCGCAGCGGAACGCGGCGAACGCCCGCGAGCGCGCCCGGATGCGCGTGCTGAGCAAAGCTTTCTCCAGGCTCAAGACCAGCCTCCCCTGGGTGCCCCCAGACACCAAGCTCTCCAAGCTGGACACGCTCCGGCTGGCGTCCAGTTACATCGCGCACCTGCGCCAGCTGTTGCAGGAGGACCGCTTAGAGAACGGCTACGCGCACCCGGTGAACCTG ACCTGGCCTTTCGTGGTCTCTGGACGACCCGACTCAGACACCAAAGACGTTTCTGCAGCAAATAGACTTTGTGGAACTACAGCTTAG